One Lactobacillus sp. ESL0785 DNA window includes the following coding sequences:
- a CDS encoding C69 family dipeptidase, whose product MNKAECTTILVGKNASLDGSTMIARSEDGGRTIIPEGFEVITPDKQPQHYESVISHQKIDDEDLLANPLRYTSAPDVSGESGIWAAAGINAANVAMTATETITTNSRIQGIDPLTTKGGLGEEDFVTLTLPYLHSALDGVKRVSYLLEKYGTYEMNGMAFADKDNVWYLETIGGHHWIARRIPDDAYVIAPNRLNIDEFHFGQDDFMASADLEDLIATYHLNPDREGYNMRHIFGSSSIKDAHYNNPRAWFVHNYFDPEFGGEPTDQDQPFICHANRKISIEDIEWVESSHYQDTPYDPYGTGTAAEKKTYRSIALNRNFETHILQVRNDVPEAIAGVQWLAFGPNSFNCMVPFYTNVATTPASFQTGPKFDLNKIFWLNKLTAQLGDTNFKVYGELETDFEQKSQAECHMIQHQTDKKAEELSGQQLEDALMSANQEMADQVYNNTIELLGNMVDEGHSLMTLKYDLLD is encoded by the coding sequence ATGAATAAAGCAGAATGTACTACAATTTTAGTCGGTAAAAATGCTTCACTTGATGGTTCAACCATGATCGCACGTAGCGAAGACGGCGGTAGAACCATTATCCCTGAAGGATTTGAAGTTATTACCCCTGACAAGCAACCTCAGCACTACGAGAGCGTCATTAGCCACCAAAAGATTGACGATGAAGACCTGCTGGCTAACCCATTACGTTACACCAGTGCCCCTGATGTTTCTGGTGAAAGCGGCATTTGGGCAGCGGCTGGTATCAACGCTGCCAACGTGGCAATGACTGCTACGGAGACAATCACCACTAATTCGCGAATTCAAGGAATTGACCCGTTAACAACTAAAGGCGGCTTAGGTGAAGAAGACTTTGTTACTTTAACCTTGCCATATTTGCACTCAGCCCTTGACGGTGTTAAGCGTGTAAGTTACTTATTAGAAAAATATGGTACTTACGAAATGAACGGCATGGCTTTTGCTGACAAAGACAACGTTTGGTACCTTGAAACAATCGGCGGCCACCACTGGATTGCACGCCGTATCCCCGATGATGCCTATGTTATTGCCCCTAACCGGTTAAATATCGATGAATTCCATTTTGGTCAAGATGACTTTATGGCTTCCGCTGATTTAGAAGATTTAATTGCCACATATCACTTAAATCCTGACCGTGAAGGCTACAATATGCGTCACATTTTTGGTAGTTCATCTATTAAAGACGCGCATTACAACAATCCACGGGCTTGGTTTGTTCACAACTATTTTGATCCTGAATTTGGCGGCGAACCAACTGATCAAGACCAACCATTTATTTGCCACGCTAACCGTAAAATTAGCATTGAAGATATTGAATGGGTTGAAAGTTCACACTACCAAGATACGCCTTATGACCCATACGGTACGGGTACAGCTGCTGAAAAGAAGACTTACCGTTCAATTGCCTTGAACCGTAACTTTGAAACCCATATTTTGCAAGTCAGAAATGATGTTCCTGAAGCTATTGCTGGCGTACAATGGTTAGCCTTTGGTCCCAACTCATTCAATTGTATGGTGCCATTCTACACTAACGTTGCTACCACGCCTGCAAGTTTTCAAACTGGACCAAAATTTGATCTGAACAAGATTTTCTGGCTGAATAAGCTAACAGCACAACTCGGCGATACTAACTTTAAGGTTTATGGTGAATTAGAAACTGACTTTGAGCAAAAGTCACAGGCTGAATGTCACATGATTCAACACCAAACGGACAAGAAGGCTGAAGAGTTATCTGGACAACAATTGGAAGATGCTCTAATGAGTGCCAACCAAGAAATGGCCGATCAGGTTTACAACAACACGATTGAACTTCTGGGCAACATGGTTGATGAAGGCCACAGCTTAATGACTTTAAAATACGATTTACTTGATTAG
- a CDS encoding UDP-N-acetylglucosamine 1-carboxyvinyltransferase, giving the protein MKQMIIHGGKPLQGDVWIGGAKNSTVALIPASILSRTPVTLEGVPRIADVDNLMDLLSEMDVGSDFHETTLQINPENIKMSPLPSGKIKSLRASYYFMGALLGRFGKAVVGFPGGDDIGPRPIDQHIKGFEALGACVKNENDQIIITAPSEGLHGTVIHLKMPSVGATMNIIMASVTARGQTIIENAAKEPEIIDLATFLNNMGATIRGAGTDSIRIEGVKELRAQAPHTIIPDRIEAGTYISLAGCIGNGIRIHNIIEEHLDSYLAKVEEMGVVIDADEDSLFVYPAGELKMTQIKTGAYPGFATDLQQPVTPLLLTAKNGEGVIIDRIYPKRIGHIEQLQKMGADIKAEDGIILVHPTEQLHGATVAAGEIRAGACLMIAGLMADGTTVINNAGNILRGYDRVQEKLRLLGADVTIQDVPEK; this is encoded by the coding sequence ATGAAGCAAATGATAATTCATGGTGGAAAGCCCCTGCAGGGTGATGTCTGGATTGGCGGTGCCAAAAATTCAACCGTGGCACTAATTCCGGCATCGATTTTGTCACGTACACCAGTAACTTTAGAAGGCGTTCCGAGGATTGCTGATGTTGACAACTTGATGGATCTTTTGAGTGAAATGGATGTTGGTAGTGATTTTCATGAGACAACGTTGCAGATTAACCCTGAGAACATTAAGATGAGCCCATTGCCAAGTGGTAAGATCAAGAGTTTGCGTGCATCCTATTATTTTATGGGGGCACTTCTTGGTCGGTTTGGTAAGGCTGTTGTGGGCTTCCCTGGTGGGGATGATATTGGGCCGCGCCCCATCGACCAACATATTAAAGGCTTTGAAGCCTTAGGCGCATGTGTAAAAAATGAAAATGATCAAATAATAATTACGGCTCCTTCAGAAGGCCTTCATGGTACAGTAATTCACCTAAAGATGCCATCAGTTGGAGCAACAATGAACATTATTATGGCTAGTGTGACAGCACGGGGCCAAACAATTATTGAAAATGCTGCTAAAGAACCAGAAATTATTGATTTAGCGACTTTTCTCAATAATATGGGAGCAACTATCCGTGGTGCTGGTACCGATTCAATTAGAATTGAAGGTGTTAAAGAGCTGCGGGCACAGGCACCACATACGATTATTCCGGATCGAATTGAAGCAGGGACATATATTTCTCTTGCTGGTTGTATCGGTAATGGGATTCGGATTCACAATATTATTGAGGAGCACCTTGATTCTTATCTTGCTAAGGTTGAGGAAATGGGTGTTGTGATTGATGCTGATGAAGATTCTTTGTTTGTTTATCCGGCAGGAGAACTCAAGATGACGCAAATTAAGACGGGTGCTTATCCCGGATTTGCGACTGATTTGCAGCAGCCGGTGACGCCGCTCTTGTTAACAGCTAAAAATGGTGAAGGTGTAATTATTGATCGAATTTATCCTAAGCGGATTGGTCATATTGAGCAATTACAAAAAATGGGAGCCGATATTAAAGCTGAGGATGGCATTATTTTAGTTCATCCAACGGAGCAGCTTCATGGGGCAACTGTTGCTGCCGGTGAAATTCGCGCTGGTGCTTGTTTAATGATTGCCGGTTTAATGGCAGATGGCACAACTGTGATTAATAATGCAGGCAATATTTTGCGTGGTTATGACCGTGTTCAAGAAAAATTACGTTTACTTGGTGCAGATGTTACCATTCAAGATGTGCCAGAAAAATAA
- a CDS encoding CTP synthase, with amino-acid sequence MTKYIFVTGGVVSSLGKGITASSLGRLLKNRGLKVTMQKFDPYINIDPGTMNPYQHGEVFVTDDGTEADLDLGHYERIVDVRTSKYSNVTTGKIYKEVLEKERRGDYHGATVQVIPHITDMIKEKIMRAGLTTDSDVVISEIGGTVGDIESRPFMEAVRQMRREVGEENVMYIHCTLVPYLHAAQEMKTKPTQHSVAELRSIGIQPNMLVLRAEMPIDQEHKDKISNFTDVPVDCIIESVNAPSLFDLPLAFQEQGMDQKVCDFLHLESPKKEADMVEWTKLDERAKNLKHTTKITLVGKYVELEDAYISVTDALQHAGYLYNSKIEINKVQAEDITEDNIADFMKDSDGLIVPGGFGTRGLEGMITSIKYARENDIPFLGVCLGMQMATVEFARDVLDIKDANTGEVTPNGKHNVIDIMADKRDEENIGGTLRLGLYPATLKKGTKTAAAYDNQDVIQERHRHRYEFNNEYREAFEKAGMIFSGVSPDNHLVEIVEIPKNKFFIAAQYHPEFLSRPQRPEGLYQAFIGAASGLPAEKF; translated from the coding sequence ATGACAAAATATATCTTCGTTACTGGTGGTGTTGTTTCTTCATTGGGAAAAGGAATTACCGCTTCAAGTCTCGGTCGTCTACTTAAAAATCGTGGCTTAAAAGTGACTATGCAAAAATTTGACCCATACATTAACATTGATCCGGGAACAATGAATCCGTACCAACACGGTGAAGTCTTTGTTACTGATGATGGTACAGAAGCCGATCTTGACTTGGGTCACTATGAACGTATTGTTGACGTCCGGACAAGTAAATATTCTAATGTAACAACTGGTAAAATCTACAAGGAAGTTTTGGAAAAAGAACGCCGTGGAGATTATCATGGCGCAACTGTTCAAGTAATTCCGCACATTACTGATATGATTAAGGAAAAGATCATGCGTGCAGGCTTAACAACTGATTCGGATGTTGTTATTTCTGAAATCGGTGGGACTGTCGGTGATATTGAATCAAGACCATTTATGGAAGCAGTTCGGCAAATGCGCCGCGAAGTTGGTGAAGAAAATGTTATGTATATTCACTGTACATTAGTTCCTTATTTGCATGCAGCTCAAGAAATGAAGACTAAGCCAACACAACATTCAGTTGCAGAATTGCGTAGTATTGGTATTCAACCAAATATGCTTGTTTTACGGGCTGAAATGCCAATCGATCAAGAACATAAGGATAAAATTTCAAACTTTACTGATGTTCCAGTTGACTGCATTATTGAATCAGTTAATGCGCCATCACTTTTTGATTTGCCACTTGCTTTCCAAGAACAAGGAATGGATCAAAAAGTCTGTGATTTCTTACATTTAGAAAGCCCTAAGAAAGAAGCAGACATGGTTGAATGGACCAAGCTTGATGAACGGGCTAAAAATCTGAAGCATACAACTAAGATTACCTTAGTTGGTAAGTATGTTGAATTAGAGGATGCTTACATTTCTGTAACTGATGCCTTGCAACATGCTGGTTACTTGTACAATAGTAAAATTGAAATCAATAAGGTACAGGCCGAAGACATTACTGAAGACAATATTGCTGACTTTATGAAGGACTCAGATGGTTTAATTGTACCTGGTGGTTTTGGGACACGTGGACTTGAAGGAATGATTACTTCAATTAAGTACGCTCGTGAAAATGATATTCCGTTCTTGGGTGTTTGCTTAGGAATGCAAATGGCCACAGTTGAATTTGCACGGGATGTTCTTGATATTAAGGATGCTAACACAGGTGAAGTAACTCCTAACGGTAAGCATAACGTAATCGATATTATGGCTGATAAGCGCGATGAAGAAAACATTGGCGGTACTTTGCGTTTGGGCCTTTATCCAGCAACTTTGAAAAAGGGAACAAAGACAGCAGCTGCTTATGACAATCAAGATGTTATTCAAGAGCGTCACCGTCACCGTTATGAATTTAACAACGAGTATCGTGAAGCCTTTGAAAAGGCCGGCATGATTTTCTCCGGTGTATCACCTGATAATCACTTAGTTGAAATTGTTGAAATTCCGAAGAACAAATTCTTTATTGCTGCACAATATCACCCAGAATTCTTAAGTAGACCGCAGAGACCTGAAGGTCTTTACCAAGCTTTCATTGGTGCTGCTAGTGGTTTGCCAGCAGAAAAATTTTAA
- the rpoE gene encoding DNA-directed RNA polymerase subunit delta → MGLNDFKDKNRNELSMIEVARAILEDNNKRMAFADIVNAVQKFLGDSDEEIRERLPQFYTDMNTNGEFISMGENVWALRSWFPYESVDEEVNHPEDEDEEDTRSHHQKVNAFLASATGSDDIIDYNNDDPEDEDLDATAADDTDDFSNDDDFSDATDDDEEELPDGIEGQLSELDDDDDEEDE, encoded by the coding sequence GTGGGATTAAACGACTTTAAAGACAAAAATCGTAACGAACTATCAATGATTGAAGTTGCTCGCGCAATTTTGGAAGATAATAATAAGAGAATGGCTTTTGCAGATATTGTGAATGCTGTTCAGAAGTTCTTGGGTGATAGCGACGAAGAGATTCGGGAACGCTTGCCGCAATTTTATACGGATATGAATACTAATGGTGAATTCATTTCAATGGGTGAAAATGTTTGGGCATTAAGATCATGGTTCCCATACGAATCCGTTGATGAAGAAGTTAATCACCCAGAAGATGAGGATGAAGAAGATACTCGTTCGCATCACCAGAAGGTTAATGCCTTTTTGGCTAGTGCTACTGGTAGTGATGATATTATCGATTATAACAATGATGATCCAGAAGACGAAGATTTAGATGCCACAGCAGCTGATGACACTGATGACTTTAGCAATGATGATGACTTCAGTGATGCAACTGATGATGACGAAGAAGAATTACCAGATGGAATTGAAGGCCAATTGTCAGAACTTGACGATGATGACGACGAAGAAGACGAATAA
- a CDS encoding DUF1934 domain-containing protein, producing the protein MAKVTVKFTSTIRQENEQESFAKQAVGELKQAGAITRVSYLEDDQIPVKILIKDNDVIIRRQTDEQNYSQLHFRLGEQQACRYVAAGYQMDLTSTTNFLKFSTKNNGSQELRIEYDLFSGLYLIGNYTVTLIFT; encoded by the coding sequence ATGGCTAAAGTAACGGTTAAGTTTACGAGTACGATTAGGCAAGAAAATGAACAAGAGTCTTTTGCTAAACAGGCAGTTGGTGAATTGAAGCAGGCTGGCGCGATTACGCGGGTTTCATATCTTGAAGATGACCAAATTCCAGTTAAAATTTTAATTAAAGATAATGATGTTATTATTCGCCGGCAAACTGATGAGCAAAATTATTCGCAGCTGCATTTTCGTTTGGGCGAGCAGCAAGCTTGTCGGTATGTTGCTGCTGGCTACCAGATGGATTTAACTAGTACAACTAATTTTCTTAAATTTTCTACTAAAAATAATGGTTCTCAAGAACTTCGAATTGAATATGACCTCTTTAGTGGTCTATACTTAATAGGTAATTATACTGTCACGTTGATTTTTACTTAA
- a CDS encoding HD domain-containing protein → MVRFNSKKLAKEVVLRDPVHGYVHIEDQVIFDLLKTKEFQRMRRIKQLGPIAFVFPGATHTRFEHNLGVYELTRRICNIFAKKYPTQKLGDGLWDDHNRLLVECAGMLHDIGHGPYSHTFEHLFGTNHEKIGQKIITDPNTEINHALKKIAPNFPELVASVIAKTYPNPQVVKLISSQADADRMDYLERDAYFTGVTYGEFDLSRILQEIRPYQDGICFTMSGMHAVEDYIASRYQMYQQVYFHRVGRSMEVLLQHLLERAKIIYQQGHLQVTPSLARFLAGNWTLDDYLKLDDGVMETNFSLWTKSGDPMLADLANRYLYRKPLASVRINQETKNLLPKLKDLIKQAGFDPTYYTATNSAFDEPYDAYKPSGKNANSQIEIMQNDGQLIELSQLSPLVRALNGTLQGDERFFFPKTMMSNSAEPQIFDPLYQQFQRYVKNGELRYLRRPKRNEK, encoded by the coding sequence ATGGTAAGATTTAATAGTAAAAAATTAGCTAAAGAAGTTGTCTTGCGCGACCCTGTCCACGGCTATGTGCATATTGAAGATCAGGTTATTTTTGATTTGTTAAAAACCAAAGAATTTCAGCGGATGCGCCGAATTAAACAATTAGGTCCCATTGCCTTTGTTTTCCCCGGAGCAACTCATACCCGCTTCGAACATAATCTCGGCGTCTATGAATTAACTAGACGGATCTGTAATATTTTTGCCAAAAAATACCCTACCCAAAAATTGGGAGATGGTCTCTGGGACGACCATAACCGCTTATTGGTAGAATGTGCTGGGATGCTGCATGACATTGGCCACGGCCCTTATTCACATACCTTTGAGCATCTTTTTGGTACCAACCACGAAAAAATCGGGCAAAAGATCATTACTGATCCTAATACAGAGATTAATCATGCGTTAAAAAAGATTGCTCCCAATTTTCCTGAACTTGTTGCCAGCGTAATTGCTAAAACTTATCCTAATCCACAAGTGGTCAAACTCATTTCTAGTCAAGCTGACGCTGATCGTATGGATTACCTTGAACGCGATGCCTACTTTACCGGTGTAACTTACGGCGAATTTGATTTGTCACGGATTTTACAAGAAATTCGGCCCTACCAAGACGGGATTTGCTTTACCATGAGCGGTATGCATGCTGTTGAAGACTATATTGCTTCGCGCTACCAAATGTACCAGCAGGTTTACTTTCACCGCGTTGGTCGTTCAATGGAAGTTCTCCTACAACATTTACTTGAACGGGCCAAAATTATTTATCAGCAGGGTCATCTGCAAGTAACACCAAGCCTAGCTAGATTTCTGGCTGGCAATTGGACCTTAGACGACTACTTAAAGCTTGATGATGGTGTAATGGAAACTAACTTTTCGCTTTGGACTAAGTCAGGTGATCCCATGCTTGCAGACCTAGCAAACCGCTATCTTTATCGTAAACCGTTAGCAAGTGTCCGGATTAATCAAGAAACCAAAAACTTGTTACCTAAGTTAAAAGATCTAATCAAACAAGCTGGTTTCGATCCTACCTACTACACTGCCACCAATTCCGCTTTTGATGAGCCGTATGATGCTTATAAGCCTTCAGGCAAGAACGCTAACAGTCAAATTGAAATTATGCAAAATGACGGTCAACTGATTGAATTATCACAATTAAGTCCTCTTGTGCGTGCGCTTAATGGAACATTGCAAGGTGACGAACGCTTTTTCTTTCCTAAGACAATGATGTCAAACAGTGCCGAACCACAGATTTTCGATCCCTTGTATCAGCAATTTCAGCGCTACGTTAAAAATGGCGAATTACGCTATTTACGTCGACCCAAAAGAAACGAAAAATAA
- a CDS encoding YbaK/EbsC family protein encodes MSYENVVNYFKKYHLEQRIHIFNASTATVAEAANVLGIDASQIAKTMALMLKTGPIVIVTAGNAKIANAKYKATFGQKAKMVKFDELETTIGHPAGGVCPFALKPEVKVYLDESLKQHDIIYPAAGLPNSAIKLTLTELEKYTAPSKWVNITK; translated from the coding sequence ATGTCTTACGAAAATGTCGTTAATTATTTTAAAAAATATCATCTAGAACAGCGAATCCACATTTTTAATGCCTCTACGGCAACAGTAGCAGAAGCAGCTAACGTGCTAGGTATCGATGCTAGTCAGATTGCTAAAACAATGGCCTTAATGCTTAAAACTGGTCCAATTGTGATTGTCACAGCCGGTAATGCCAAAATCGCCAATGCTAAATATAAAGCAACTTTTGGTCAAAAAGCAAAAATGGTTAAATTTGATGAATTAGAAACAACTATCGGCCATCCTGCTGGTGGTGTTTGTCCATTTGCACTTAAACCCGAGGTTAAAGTTTATCTTGACGAAAGTCTTAAACAACACGACATCATTTATCCTGCAGCAGGTTTACCCAATTCGGCAATCAAATTAACGCTAACAGAATTAGAAAAATACACCGCACCATCTAAGTGGGTGAATATAACTAAATAA
- a CDS encoding ribose-phosphate diphosphokinase: MSYKDNMMLFALNSNVPLAEKIAERVGVPLSKSSVQRFSDGEIQINIDESVRGKDVYLIQSTSAPVNDNLMELLIMIDAVRRASAQTINIVMPYYGYARQDRKTRPREPITAKLVADMLQVAGATRVLSLDLHAPQIQGFFDIPVDNLMGAPLLADYFLSNHLEKDAVVVSPDHGGVTRARKLAEFLGTPIAIVDKRRPRANVAEVMNIIGNVKGKRAIIIDDMIDTAGTITLAAQALIDAGATEVYASATHAVLSGPAIKRLNDSPIKNLVLTDSINQPVEKKLDKTLLVSVGPLIGDAIKCIQRHEPLSPLFNTRYQENK, encoded by the coding sequence ATGTCTTATAAAGACAATATGATGTTGTTTGCCCTTAATTCGAATGTCCCACTTGCTGAAAAAATTGCGGAGCGTGTTGGTGTACCATTAAGTAAGTCAAGCGTGCAGCGCTTCAGTGATGGTGAAATTCAAATTAACATTGATGAATCTGTTCGTGGCAAGGATGTGTATTTAATTCAATCAACTAGTGCCCCAGTTAATGATAACTTGATGGAATTGTTGATTATGATTGATGCTGTTCGCCGGGCTAGTGCACAGACAATTAATATCGTCATGCCGTACTACGGTTACGCACGTCAAGACCGTAAAACTCGGCCGCGGGAGCCAATTACAGCCAAGTTAGTTGCAGATATGTTGCAAGTAGCAGGAGCAACAAGAGTATTGTCGCTTGACCTGCATGCACCACAAATTCAAGGCTTTTTTGATATCCCAGTTGATAATTTGATGGGTGCACCACTACTTGCTGATTACTTCTTAAGCAATCACTTGGAGAAAGATGCAGTTGTTGTTTCGCCTGATCATGGTGGTGTTACGCGAGCACGGAAATTAGCCGAATTTTTGGGTACGCCAATTGCGATTGTTGATAAACGGCGCCCACGTGCCAATGTGGCTGAAGTAATGAACATCATTGGCAACGTTAAGGGCAAGCGTGCGATTATCATTGACGATATGATTGATACTGCTGGAACGATTACACTAGCTGCTCAAGCTTTAATTGATGCTGGGGCAACAGAAGTTTATGCTAGTGCTACTCATGCTGTGTTGTCGGGTCCAGCAATTAAACGGTTGAATGATTCACCAATTAAGAACTTAGTTTTGACTGATTCAATTAACCAACCGGTAGAAAAGAAATTAGACAAGACCTTGCTCGTTTCAGTTGGCCCATTGATAGGGGATGCCATTAAGTGTATTCAACGTCATGAGCCATTAAGTCCGTTGTTTAATACGAGATATCAAGAAAATAAATAG
- the murQ gene encoding N-acetylmuramic acid 6-phosphate etherase: MEIKNLVTETRNPATMHIDTMSTIEMVQTINNEDKKVAIAVGTQVEQIAQVIDEAAKRYSQGGRLIYVGAGTSGRLGVLDAAELVPTYGIKPERAVGLIAGGKTAMYRAVEGAEDSVKLGEQDLRDLQLTANDTVLGLAASGRTPYVVGCLDYAEKVGALPVSIACVSDSVIGKHAEIVIEAVVGPEVVTGSTRMKSGTAQKMILNMISTGVMIRQGKVYQNVMIDVQPTNSKLVDRACRIINITTGATTAAALATLKETNNDVSLAIVMIKTGKNKTEAAQLLSQHHGNVGQVLEDS, from the coding sequence ATGGAAATTAAGAATTTGGTAACTGAAACACGTAATCCAGCAACCATGCATATTGATACGATGTCAACCATTGAGATGGTACAGACAATTAATAATGAAGATAAAAAAGTTGCTATTGCCGTGGGAACGCAAGTTGAGCAAATTGCGCAAGTTATTGATGAAGCAGCTAAAAGATACAGTCAGGGCGGACGCTTAATTTATGTTGGTGCTGGTACTAGCGGCAGATTGGGTGTTCTTGATGCTGCAGAATTGGTGCCGACTTATGGAATCAAGCCTGAACGAGCCGTTGGTCTAATTGCTGGCGGTAAAACTGCAATGTATCGAGCAGTTGAAGGTGCAGAAGATTCTGTAAAACTTGGCGAGCAAGATTTACGTGATTTGCAATTGACAGCTAATGATACGGTTTTGGGCTTAGCAGCTAGCGGCAGAACGCCTTACGTTGTTGGCTGTTTAGATTATGCCGAAAAAGTGGGTGCTTTGCCTGTCTCAATTGCCTGCGTTTCAGATTCTGTAATTGGGAAACACGCTGAAATTGTAATTGAAGCTGTAGTCGGCCCTGAAGTAGTCACTGGTTCAACACGGATGAAATCTGGAACTGCTCAAAAGATGATTTTAAACATGATCTCAACTGGTGTGATGATCCGTCAGGGCAAGGTTTATCAAAATGTGATGATTGATGTCCAACCGACTAATTCCAAGTTAGTTGATCGTGCCTGTCGGATTATTAATATTACAACTGGTGCTACAACTGCTGCAGCACTAGCAACATTAAAAGAAACAAATAACGATGTTTCTTTGGCAATTGTGATGATTAAGACAGGTAAAAATAAGACAGAAGCAGCCCAGTTGTTATCGCAGCATCATGGCAATGTTGGTCAAGTTTTAGAAGATAGTTAA